A stretch of Desulfobacter hydrogenophilus DNA encodes these proteins:
- the dinB gene encoding DNA polymerase IV, which translates to MILHVDMDAFFASVEQRDNPNLLGKPVIVAGHSSRSVVSAASYEARKFGIHSAMPVFQARQKCPHLIIQPGSREKYARDSRKIMAILRQFSPLVEPVSIDEAFLDITGCEKLIGTPEQAAKKIKTEIVHQLALTCSVGAAPVRFLAKIASDMNKPDGMTIISPEAMTRVIDTLPISKVPGVGAKAMAQMHRLQIETLGDVRKFDPKLLNNKFGSLGQRLFQLAQGIDTTPIEPERPRKSISGEVTLSRDISHPRDVQSVLLAQAHRVGNELRTGNQRCKKISIKLKFSDFSQITRSKTLDTWISSSNAIFDQALFLYYNVKITKKIRLVGVGVSEFQDSEAPMQRSLFTDENQINNRQWEAVDRAMDSVLAKFGPDALKKANLKNQKFSHKYIGDQKVNPLCAVEVTITGRVQGVCFRHETQLAAKDYRLSGHVRNMPDGSVQALFQGEQENIQEMLAWCRKGATFSEVKDINTRTISVDPALTHFDIRY; encoded by the coding sequence ATGATCCTCCATGTGGACATGGATGCATTTTTTGCATCAGTGGAACAGCGAGACAACCCGAACCTTTTGGGTAAACCCGTTATTGTGGCAGGGCATTCCAGCCGCAGTGTCGTATCCGCAGCCAGTTATGAGGCAAGAAAATTCGGCATCCATTCCGCCATGCCCGTATTTCAGGCCAGGCAGAAATGCCCACATCTCATTATCCAGCCGGGAAGTCGGGAAAAATATGCCCGGGATTCAAGAAAAATCATGGCTATTTTAAGGCAGTTTTCCCCTTTGGTGGAGCCTGTTTCCATTGATGAAGCCTTCCTGGACATCACAGGGTGTGAAAAACTGATCGGCACCCCTGAACAGGCAGCAAAAAAAATTAAAACTGAAATTGTCCATCAGCTCGCCCTGACCTGTTCTGTAGGTGCGGCACCGGTCAGGTTCCTGGCGAAAATAGCATCGGATATGAACAAACCGGACGGAATGACCATTATTTCTCCAGAGGCCATGACCCGGGTTATTGACACCCTTCCCATCAGCAAGGTTCCTGGCGTTGGTGCCAAGGCCATGGCTCAGATGCACCGCCTTCAAATTGAAACCTTGGGCGATGTAAGAAAATTCGATCCCAAACTATTAAACAACAAATTTGGCAGCTTAGGACAAAGGTTATTCCAGCTGGCCCAAGGGATTGATACCACACCCATAGAACCGGAAAGGCCCCGAAAATCCATTTCCGGTGAAGTCACGTTGTCCCGTGATATTTCACATCCCCGGGATGTACAATCCGTGCTTCTTGCCCAGGCCCACAGGGTCGGCAATGAACTGCGTACCGGCAACCAAAGATGCAAAAAAATCAGCATCAAACTTAAATTTTCCGATTTTTCCCAAATCACACGGAGTAAAACCCTTGACACATGGATTTCATCATCCAATGCTATTTTTGACCAAGCACTGTTCTTGTACTATAATGTCAAAATTACAAAAAAAATCCGCCTGGTAGGGGTGGGGGTATCTGAATTTCAGGATAGCGAAGCGCCCATGCAACGATCTTTATTCACAGATGAAAACCAAATCAATAACAGACAATGGGAGGCTGTGGACCGGGCTATGGATTCGGTGCTCGCCAAATTCGGCCCGGATGCCCTGAAAAAAGCAAACCTGAAAAACCAGAAATTTTCACACAAATACATAGGAGACCAAAAAGTGAACCCACTTTGTGCTGTGGAAGTGACCATTACAGGAAGGGTCCAAGGCGTATGCTTCAGGCATGAAACTCAACTGGCCGCCAAGGACTACCGTTTATCGGGCCATGTCAGAAATATGCCCGACGGATCGGTCCAAGCCCTGTTCCAGGGTGAACAAGAAAATATACAGGAGATGTTGGCCTGGTGCCGAAAAGGTGCTACGTTTTCAGAGGTAAAGGATATAAACACTCGAACGATTTCGGTGGATCCGGCATTAACACATTTTGATATTCGTTATTAG
- a CDS encoding extracellular solute-binding protein, translated as MYQKLPENIQWLTNDTDPVFASDNAEKGGVIREGIMNFPMTFRVVGPDSNGSFRSAILDNQLSLINIHPVSRRIIPELATHWAYDPDKKTMYFKLDPDARWSDGVPVTARDYLYTLTFMRSEHIVAPWYNDYYTREVESVIAFDDFTIGVKSTKAVPDLYLKLGISPTPEHFFKILGDDFVSRFNWAVVPNTGAYQISNFKKGRFIRFSRKKQWWAKDRRYFKNRFNVDSVLFTVIRDFNMQWEYFKKGRLDTFDMVLPKFWHQKSNTPVINKGYVERIWFFNDLEQPSRGLWLNLDRPIFKDLRVRQAFAHAMNMDKVIEQVLRGDYFRLPQAFYGYGNYTDYAIKPRGYDISKVETLMTQAGWQRGTDGIWHKGDMRFSVTVTYYLEEHMPRLAVLKEEALKAGIDLELARLDPTAMFKKTLEKKHDVAWMGWSAGMRPSFWEGWHSDNAHKPQTNNITNTDDPELDTLIDQYRDSLDEQERINLSRTIQNKIHDICAYVPSYMVPYVRLAYWRWMRLPKFHGTPVSDSLFDPFASGTGGLFWIDAHIQQQTLTAVKDKQVFAPVTIIDDTYKRKAEPE; from the coding sequence GTGTATCAAAAATTACCGGAAAATATACAGTGGCTCACCAACGATACAGATCCGGTGTTTGCCTCGGACAATGCTGAAAAAGGCGGGGTGATCCGGGAGGGCATCATGAATTTTCCCATGACCTTCAGGGTGGTGGGGCCGGATTCCAACGGCTCTTTCAGAAGCGCAATTCTGGACAACCAGCTCTCTTTGATCAATATTCATCCTGTCTCTCGGCGTATTATTCCCGAGCTTGCCACCCACTGGGCCTATGACCCTGATAAAAAGACCATGTATTTTAAGCTGGACCCTGATGCCCGGTGGTCGGACGGGGTGCCGGTTACCGCCAGGGATTATTTGTATACCCTGACATTCATGCGCTCTGAACATATTGTGGCACCCTGGTATAATGATTACTACACCCGGGAGGTCGAATCCGTTATCGCCTTTGACGATTTCACCATTGGGGTGAAAAGCACCAAGGCCGTGCCTGATCTTTATCTGAAACTTGGCATCAGTCCAACGCCTGAGCATTTTTTTAAAATTCTGGGTGATGATTTTGTATCTCGGTTCAATTGGGCCGTTGTGCCCAATACCGGGGCTTACCAGATCAGTAATTTTAAAAAAGGGCGGTTTATCCGGTTTTCTCGAAAAAAACAGTGGTGGGCAAAGGACCGGCGGTATTTTAAAAATCGGTTTAACGTGGATTCGGTGCTTTTCACGGTAATCCGTGATTTCAACATGCAGTGGGAATATTTTAAGAAAGGCCGGCTGGATACGTTTGATATGGTGCTGCCCAAATTCTGGCACCAGAAATCCAACACCCCGGTTATTAATAAAGGGTATGTGGAACGTATCTGGTTTTTCAATGACCTGGAACAGCCGTCCAGGGGACTGTGGCTGAATCTGGACCGGCCCATCTTCAAGGATCTTCGGGTCCGGCAGGCCTTTGCCCATGCCATGAACATGGACAAGGTAATCGAGCAGGTTTTACGGGGTGATTATTTCCGGCTGCCCCAGGCTTTTTACGGATATGGAAACTATACGGATTATGCCATAAAACCCCGTGGGTATGATATTTCAAAGGTTGAAACACTGATGACTCAGGCCGGTTGGCAAAGAGGAACAGACGGTATCTGGCACAAAGGGGATATGCGGTTCTCCGTTACTGTAACCTATTACCTGGAAGAGCATATGCCCCGGCTGGCCGTCTTGAAAGAAGAAGCGCTAAAAGCCGGCATTGACCTGGAACTTGCGCGCCTTGATCCCACGGCCATGTTTAAGAAAACCCTGGAAAAAAAGCATGATGTGGCCTGGATGGGGTGGAGTGCCGGCATGCGGCCCTCCTTTTGGGAGGGGTGGCACTCGGACAACGCACATAAACCCCAGACCAATAACATTACGAACACGGATGACCCTGAACTGGACACGCTCATTGACCAGTACCGGGACAGCCTGGATGAGCAGGAACGCATCAATTTGTCCAGAACAATTCAGAATAAGATACATGATATCTGTGCCTATGTGCCATCCTATATGGTTCCCTATGTCCGGCTGGCCTACTGGCGGTGGATGCGATTGCCAAAATTTCACGGCACCCCTGTGTCCGATAGTTTGTTTGATCCTTTTGCTTCGGGTACCGGCGGGCTTTTTTGGATTGATGCGCACATTCAGCAGCAGACCCTTACCGCTGTGAAAGACAAGCAGGTATTCGCCCCTGTCACCATCATTGACGATACATATAAAAGAAAGGCCGAGCCGGAATGA
- a CDS encoding ABC transporter ATP-binding protein, producing MNQKDGPPLLAVKHLGVAFQTDQGQVLAVDDVSFELESGQVLGIAGESGCGKSVTALSLMRLLPQPVSKITEGEILFKGQNLLDFSIGAMRKIRGKKISMIFQEPMTALNPVHTVGRQIAESYSLHFPDMGEKEKNTASLQMLAKVGIPDARQVMKKYPHQLSGGMRQRVMIGMALACEPDILIADEPTTALDVTVQAQIMDLIFQFRDTTGMAVILITHDLGLIAENCDRVVIMYAGTVSESASVTTLFHHPFHPYTKKLLQSIPSRAQTAKEPLPTIPGNVPVLSKMPVGCRFAKRCEHALPQCENQRPRMMSVSSGHFAACHLVYDCEKKLNFDK from the coding sequence ATGAATCAAAAAGATGGTCCACCGCTTTTAGCCGTTAAACATCTTGGGGTTGCATTTCAGACCGACCAAGGACAGGTCCTTGCCGTGGATGATGTCAGCTTTGAACTTGAGTCCGGCCAGGTACTGGGTATTGCCGGGGAATCAGGGTGCGGCAAGAGTGTCACAGCCTTGAGTCTGATGCGCCTTTTGCCACAGCCTGTGTCAAAAATTACAGAAGGAGAGATCCTGTTTAAAGGACAAAACCTGCTTGATTTTTCCATTGGCGCCATGCGTAAAATCCGGGGTAAAAAAATATCCATGATTTTTCAGGAACCCATGACCGCATTAAACCCGGTTCATACCGTAGGTCGGCAGATTGCTGAAAGTTATTCCCTGCATTTTCCGGACATGGGGGAAAAAGAGAAAAATACAGCATCGTTGCAGATGCTTGCAAAGGTGGGTATCCCCGATGCCCGACAGGTCATGAAAAAGTATCCCCACCAATTGTCCGGCGGGATGCGCCAGCGGGTAATGATCGGCATGGCGCTTGCCTGTGAACCTGATATCCTTATTGCCGATGAGCCGACTACGGCCTTGGATGTAACCGTTCAGGCCCAGATTATGGATCTTATTTTTCAATTCCGGGATACAACAGGTATGGCTGTCATTTTAATTACCCATGATCTTGGACTGATCGCAGAGAACTGCGATCGGGTTGTTATCATGTATGCCGGTACCGTGTCAGAGAGCGCTTCTGTGACAACCCTGTTTCATCACCCTTTTCACCCTTACACTAAAAAACTTTTACAATCCATACCGTCTCGGGCGCAAACGGCGAAAGAACCGCTTCCCACTATTCCGGGAAATGTGCCTGTGTTGTCTAAAATGCCTGTTGGATGCCGGTTTGCCAAACGCTGTGAACATGCACTGCCGCAGTGCGAAAATCAACGCCCCCGGATGATGTCCGTATCTTCCGGTCATTTTGCGGCGTGTCATTTGGTTTATGATTGTGAAAAAAAATTAAATTTTGATAAATAA
- a CDS encoding cold-shock protein, which translates to MANGIVKWFNDAKGYGFIEQEEGPDVFVHHTGINATGFKSLNEGDRVTFDVEDGQKGPAAVNVTVQ; encoded by the coding sequence ATGGCAAATGGGATCGTAAAGTGGTTTAATGATGCAAAGGGATATGGATTTATTGAGCAGGAGGAGGGACCTGACGTATTCGTGCATCATACCGGTATCAATGCAACAGGCTTTAAATCTCTTAATGAGGGTGACCGGGTCACTTTTGATGTAGAGGACGGACAGAAAGGACCTGCAGCGGTCAACGTAACTGTTCAGTAA
- a CDS encoding FAD-dependent oxidoreductase — MITDKKGIIIIGGGIIGLACAYYLMAQGANVTIIEEKQIGSGASHGSCGLLFFSDVITLYAPAVVSTEIIRTFLDTSPLYIKPVPYMDRMAFLLRFALSCRKNHMKRAAKNKYTLLLYSSHLLRQLFDKGTFACEF, encoded by the coding sequence GTGATCACAGACAAAAAAGGCATAATTATCATTGGTGGCGGGATCATTGGACTTGCCTGTGCCTATTATCTGATGGCCCAGGGCGCAAACGTCACGATTATAGAAGAAAAACAGATTGGTTCCGGGGCTTCCCACGGCAGCTGCGGATTGCTTTTTTTCAGTGATGTGATCACACTTTACGCCCCTGCCGTTGTCTCCACGGAAATCATCCGAACGTTTCTCGACACAAGCCCCCTTTACATCAAGCCGGTACCGTACATGGACCGCATGGCTTTTCTTTTGCGTTTCGCCCTGAGCTGTCGTAAAAACCATATGAAGCGAGCCGCAAAAAACAAATACACATTGTTGTTATATTCAAGCCATCTGCTCAGACAATTATTTGACAAAGGCACATTTGCCTGCGAATTTTGA
- a CDS encoding ABC transporter ATP-binding protein, giving the protein MEQSDYAANLRPILDIQHLKKYFPVTSGLFMRRTGNVHAVDDVSFSVFKGETLGVVGESGCGKTTLGRCIMGLYPLTQGRILLDGKPLSAMTPKMRKAFSTRAQMIFQDPFESLNPRQTVRQILEEKFRIHGVSRPKTATQIESLLDQVGLDPGALSKYPHEFSGGQRQRIGIARAISMTPQIVICDEPVSALDVSVQSKILNLLLALQSAMGLTYLFISHDLSVVRHMSDRIIVMYLGRIMEIADAQNVYNHPGHPYTKALLEAVPVADPDHSSSRTPLKGEIPSAEHPPPGCRFSSRCPVARSLCFEKTPMLSVCHHDPGHLTACHFPLSD; this is encoded by the coding sequence ATGGAACAATCAGACTATGCAGCAAACCTCCGGCCGATTCTGGATATCCAGCATTTGAAAAAATATTTTCCCGTCACCTCGGGTCTTTTTATGCGCCGGACCGGTAATGTTCATGCGGTGGACGATGTCAGTTTTTCTGTTTTCAAAGGAGAAACCCTTGGTGTTGTGGGAGAATCCGGGTGCGGAAAAACTACGTTGGGCCGGTGTATCATGGGGTTGTATCCTTTGACCCAGGGTCGCATTCTTCTGGATGGGAAACCATTGTCCGCCATGACTCCGAAAATGCGTAAAGCGTTTTCAACCCGGGCGCAGATGATTTTTCAAGACCCTTTTGAATCCTTAAACCCCAGGCAGACCGTACGTCAGATCTTGGAAGAAAAGTTTCGTATTCACGGGGTGTCACGACCGAAAACGGCTACGCAGATTGAGTCATTACTGGATCAGGTGGGGCTTGATCCCGGGGCTTTGAGCAAATATCCCCATGAGTTTTCAGGGGGGCAACGCCAGCGTATCGGTATTGCCCGGGCCATCAGCATGACCCCACAAATAGTTATCTGTGATGAACCGGTTTCCGCCCTGGATGTTTCAGTTCAGTCAAAGATTTTGAATTTGTTGCTGGCGCTGCAGTCTGCCATGGGCTTGACCTACCTGTTTATTTCCCATGATTTGTCTGTGGTCCGCCACATGTCTGACCGCATCATTGTTATGTACCTGGGCCGTATTATGGAAATTGCTGATGCCCAAAACGTATATAACCATCCGGGCCATCCTTATACAAAGGCATTGTTGGAGGCAGTTCCCGTCGCCGATCCGGATCATTCTTCAAGCAGAACCCCGCTGAAAGGAGAAATCCCCTCTGCTGAGCATCCCCCTCCGGGCTGCAGGTTTTCTTCCCGGTGTCCTGTGGCCCGATCTTTGTGTTTTGAAAAGACGCCAATGCTTTCTGTCTGTCACCATGACCCGGGGCATCTGACGGCCTGTCACTTCCCCCTATCCGATTAA
- a CDS encoding SurA N-terminal domain-containing protein encodes MNGIANIWYDIKDVNGFPRKLLSPLSLGALWLMAASIVIIIGSGCTDQKRVEEKGSIIKAGTVEISRADFARELEVKQANYPYDIKDSPREYNAMVLDLASDLSDEVVLLAAAAAKGIDVSAKELAAAVNDFKHDYPEDSFDQMLLERAISYTVWKNRLKKDMVIQKLIMQDLVASQEIHPEDMIAFYDRFAGQTDAQDHNNSNLLDEKNLVLKLRMEKSQEVFGEWLQGIQDSYPVHIDRRVLITFLINVEN; translated from the coding sequence ATGAACGGCATTGCAAATATTTGGTATGACATAAAAGACGTCAATGGATTTCCAAGGAAATTGTTAAGTCCCTTGTCTTTGGGGGCTTTATGGCTTATGGCCGCAAGTATTGTAATTATAATTGGATCCGGATGTACAGATCAAAAAAGAGTTGAAGAAAAAGGCAGTATCATTAAAGCAGGCACCGTGGAAATCAGCCGGGCCGACTTTGCCCGGGAACTGGAGGTCAAACAGGCCAACTATCCCTATGATATCAAAGACAGTCCCAGAGAATACAATGCCATGGTTCTGGATCTTGCTTCTGATCTGTCTGATGAGGTTGTGCTGCTGGCTGCAGCTGCGGCCAAAGGGATTGATGTTAGTGCCAAAGAACTTGCCGCTGCCGTCAACGACTTTAAACATGACTATCCGGAAGACAGCTTTGACCAAATGCTCCTTGAAAGGGCCATATCATATACTGTCTGGAAAAATAGGTTAAAAAAGGATATGGTCATCCAAAAATTAATCATGCAGGATTTGGTGGCGTCCCAGGAAATTCATCCCGAAGACATGATAGCCTTTTATGACCGTTTTGCAGGACAGACCGACGCCCAGGATCATAATAATTCAAACCTGCTGGATGAAAAAAACTTGGTGCTTAAGTTGCGGATGGAAAAAAGTCAGGAAGTCTTTGGCGAATGGTTGCAGGGGATACAGGATAGTTATCCCGTGCACATTGATAGGCGGGTATTAATTACCTTTTTAATAAACGTTGAAAATTAA
- a CDS encoding SurA N-terminal domain-containing protein → MEKKRNIILIIFLLGLFGAANCLAQEVVDRIVAIVNDDIVTLSQLDMAAAPYRKNIDTSQESSARKKEMTAQMHTQVLNQLVESSLVIQEAERMGITVDDADVDRAVENFKKEHNLDQESLKLGLAAQGITLEQYRENIKEQILQSMIVSRAVRAKIVVTDEEIKAYYDTHYQEFKAKKKYHLKNIIVKDATALSMVQGKLENKVDFSQVAKDDSIGSNASSGGELGTFDISSFSNEIKVALEGVGKGQYTKPVDMGDSFQILYVADIILLGQGPVQKEVEKQIQDILYREYGETQFKKWMEDLKNSAHIKIML, encoded by the coding sequence ATGGAAAAAAAACGAAACATAATTTTAATAATTTTTCTACTTGGTCTTTTTGGGGCGGCAAATTGCCTGGCCCAGGAGGTGGTTGACCGGATAGTCGCCATTGTAAATGACGATATTGTCACCCTGTCCCAGCTTGACATGGCAGCGGCTCCGTACCGGAAAAATATTGATACATCCCAGGAGTCTTCGGCCCGAAAAAAAGAGATGACGGCACAAATGCATACCCAGGTCCTTAATCAACTGGTGGAAAGCAGTTTGGTGATTCAGGAAGCAGAACGAATGGGCATTACCGTGGATGATGCGGATGTGGACAGGGCCGTGGAAAATTTTAAAAAGGAGCATAATCTCGATCAGGAAAGTCTGAAACTCGGTCTGGCCGCCCAGGGTATAACCCTTGAGCAATACCGTGAAAACATCAAGGAACAGATCCTCCAGAGCATGATCGTTTCAAGGGCTGTCCGTGCCAAGATCGTTGTCACGGATGAGGAGATAAAAGCGTATTATGACACCCATTATCAGGAATTTAAGGCCAAGAAAAAATATCATTTGAAAAATATAATCGTAAAGGATGCAACGGCGCTTTCCATGGTCCAGGGAAAATTGGAAAACAAGGTTGATTTTTCACAAGTTGCCAAAGACGATTCAATCGGCTCCAATGCGTCTTCCGGTGGTGAACTCGGTACATTTGACATATCAAGCTTCAGCAATGAGATCAAAGTGGCGCTTGAAGGGGTTGGCAAGGGTCAATACACCAAGCCCGTTGATATGGGAGATTCTTTTCAGATTCTTTATGTGGCGGATATCATTTTATTGGGACAGGGCCCTGTACAGAAAGAGGTGGAAAAGCAGATTCAGGATATTTTGTACCGGGAGTACGGGGAAACCCAGTTCAAAAAGTGGATGGAAGATCTTAAAAACAGTGCACATATTAAAATAATGCTTTAA
- the mgtE gene encoding magnesium transporter: MQKEQILILENSITRLLRRGANKQLLNIIKKTHMADLSIVFENLTPLNQEKLFNLLDNPDDIGLLFSHLSEKTFVAVVKIVDFDKLVTVFDHMPSDDAAELLGCLDEELSDKILSKMKKEESYNVEQIMSYEEDSAGSLMVKDYVALEEDVKAKEVIEALQNKYLDVEMPFYIYVIDNYGKLVGVSSLRQLVVESPDKPLKSFMSTDIVSVKPYTDRDVVARLVSRYDFLAIPVVDDDNRIIGIVTVDDVIDILHESATEDMLKMAGVGEDYVETQSILKGTRIRLPWMFASCLGGIANFFIIGRFESTLVQLTVLAAFMPIIMGMGGNIGTQSATIVVRGIATGRVNIRDFVKVISRELGVGFLLGITYGGLIAAVTKVSFMAESFSWALSVVVGCSILSSMTVAAFVGTSVPMIFQRLSIDPAVATGPFVTTTMDLISVYCYFTIIKLLLGF, encoded by the coding sequence ATGCAAAAAGAACAAATTCTGATACTTGAGAACAGCATTACAAGGTTGCTGCGCCGGGGGGCCAACAAGCAGCTGCTCAATATCATAAAAAAAACCCACATGGCAGACCTGTCCATTGTTTTTGAAAATTTGACCCCCCTGAACCAGGAAAAGTTGTTCAACCTGCTGGACAATCCCGATGATATCGGCCTGCTGTTTTCGCACCTGTCTGAAAAGACCTTTGTGGCGGTTGTCAAAATCGTAGACTTCGATAAACTGGTTACGGTTTTTGACCACATGCCTTCGGATGATGCTGCCGAATTGCTCGGATGTCTGGACGAGGAACTGTCCGACAAGATTCTGTCCAAAATGAAAAAGGAAGAATCGTACAATGTTGAGCAGATCATGAGCTATGAGGAGGATAGTGCCGGCAGCCTCATGGTTAAGGATTATGTGGCTTTGGAAGAAGACGTCAAGGCCAAGGAAGTGATCGAAGCTCTGCAGAACAAATATCTTGATGTTGAGATGCCGTTCTACATCTATGTGATAGATAACTATGGCAAGCTTGTGGGAGTCAGTTCCCTTCGTCAGCTGGTGGTGGAATCCCCTGATAAACCCCTTAAAAGTTTCATGTCCACGGATATTGTATCGGTCAAGCCTTATACGGACAGAGATGTTGTGGCCCGTCTGGTTTCCCGGTATGATTTTCTGGCCATACCGGTTGTGGACGATGACAATCGAATTATCGGTATTGTGACCGTGGATGACGTTATCGACATCCTGCATGAGAGCGCCACCGAAGATATGTTGAAAATGGCTGGTGTGGGCGAAGATTATGTTGAGACCCAATCCATTCTTAAAGGTACGCGGATCCGGCTGCCCTGGATGTTTGCCAGCTGCCTTGGCGGAATCGCCAATTTTTTTATCATCGGTCGGTTTGAGTCCACTTTAGTCCAGCTGACAGTGCTTGCCGCTTTTATGCCCATCATCATGGGTATGGGGGGTAACATCGGTACCCAGAGTGCCACCATTGTGGTCCGGGGGATTGCCACGGGCCGGGTGAATATTCGGGATTTTGTCAAGGTCATTTCCAGGGAACTTGGCGTGGGTTTTCTCTTAGGGATAACCTATGGCGGTTTGATTGCCGCTGTGACCAAGGTCTCCTTTATGGCCGAATCCTTCTCTTGGGCATTGTCCGTGGTCGTTGGATGCTCAATTTTGTCTTCCATGACTGTGGCTGCTTTTGTGGGGACCTCGGTGCCTATGATTTTCCAGCGGCTCAGTATTGATCCGGCTGTGGCCACAGGTCCCTTTGTCACCACCACCATGGACCTTATCAGCGTTTACTGCTATTTCACGATTATAAAACTGCTGCTTGGTTTTTGA
- the recO gene encoding DNA repair protein RecO — protein MGDFSTDAILLRKVEYGDHDLIITFLTRDKGKICVMAKNAKKSVRRFSGAMDLFSVNHIQCAFPKKNRDAMINLCQTVLENGFSHIRYDVVNTAYASYWTEIVTQWLEEGKAQPDIFELLYTALEMVDDGFIRTEVISLLFQIRFMRLSGFSPGLDQCDACCTGIEAIDSARLWFDFKAGRVVCPQCKGNMPGSQEPAGPFGGRAQGCWVSKGTLKQLSWINTVEMARADRIKFSPIAIKEGEILLESFIPFHIGRHFNSLNFLYKMRSEI, from the coding sequence ATGGGCGATTTCAGCACAGACGCCATACTGCTTCGTAAAGTTGAATATGGAGACCATGACCTGATCATCACCTTTCTGACCCGGGACAAAGGAAAGATCTGTGTGATGGCAAAAAACGCAAAAAAGAGCGTGCGCAGATTTTCAGGTGCCATGGATCTGTTTTCGGTGAATCATATCCAGTGCGCCTTTCCCAAAAAAAACAGGGACGCCATGATCAATTTGTGTCAGACGGTCCTTGAAAACGGGTTTTCCCATATCCGGTATGATGTGGTGAATACGGCCTATGCCTCCTACTGGACGGAAATTGTCACCCAGTGGCTGGAAGAGGGTAAAGCCCAGCCCGATATCTTTGAACTGCTCTACACGGCCCTTGAAATGGTGGATGATGGCTTTATCCGCACCGAAGTGATCAGCCTGCTGTTTCAGATCCGCTTTATGCGGTTGTCCGGGTTTTCTCCTGGGCTTGACCAGTGCGATGCCTGCTGTACAGGTATAGAGGCAATTGATTCGGCCAGGCTTTGGTTTGATTTCAAAGCGGGGCGGGTGGTTTGTCCACAGTGCAAAGGCAATATGCCAGGGTCACAGGAACCTGCCGGACCTTTCGGTGGCCGAGCCCAGGGGTGTTGGGTGTCCAAGGGAACCCTGAAGCAATTGTCCTGGATCAATACCGTAGAGATGGCACGAGCAGACCGTATTAAGTTTTCTCCCATTGCCATCAAAGAGGGCGAAATCCTGCTTGAATCCTTTATTCCCTTTCATATCGGTCGACATTTCAATAGTTTGAATTTTTTATACAAAATGAGATCTGAAATATGA